A single genomic interval of Rhinatrema bivittatum chromosome 12, aRhiBiv1.1, whole genome shotgun sequence harbors:
- the PACSIN1 gene encoding protein kinase C and casein kinase substrate in neurons protein 1, producing MSGSYDDSAAALEESTDSFWEVGNYKRTVKRIDDGHRLCNDLMSCLHERAKIEKAYGQQLTDWAKRWRQLIDKGPQYGSLEKAWSAMMTEAEKVSELHQDMKNNLLNEDLEKVKNWQKDAYHKQMMGGFKETREAEEGFRKAQKPWAKKIKEVEAAKKSFHMACKEEKLALTREANTKTEQNTTPDQHKKLQDKVDKCKQDVQKTQERYEKVLEELSRCNPQYMESMEQVFEQCQQFEEKRLVFLKEALLDIKRHLNLAESSSYATVYRELEHTIRAADIQEDLKWFRGTHGPGMHMNWPQLEEWNPELTHTITRKEKPKKAGEGVVLTNITGSGEQAAQAGDRGSVSSYERGQPYAAEWSDDEGGNPFNANESNGGANPFEEEAAKGIRVRALYDYDGQEQDELSFKAGDELTKLGEEDEQGWCKGRLANGQFGLYPANYVESM from the exons ATGTCTGGCTCCTATGACGATTCTGCTGCAGCTCTGGAAGAAAGCACAGACAGTTTCTGGGAA GTGGGGAATTACAAGCGGACCGTGAAGCGCATTGACGATGGGCACAGACTCTGCAACGACCTGATGAGTTGCCTTCATGAACGGGCCAAGATTGAGAAGGCGTATGGCCAACAGCTGACTGACTGGGCCAAGCGATGGCGGCAGCTTATCGACAAAG GTCCACAGTATGGCAGCTTGGAGAAGGCCTGGAGCGCGATGATGACAGAGGCAGAGAAGGTGAGCGAACTGCATCAGGACATGAAGAACAATCTTCTCAATGAAGACCTGGAGAAAGTGAAGAACTGGCAAAAGGACGCCTATCACAAGCAGATGATGGGTGGCTTCAAGGAGACCCGGGAGGCTGAGGAAGGCTTCCGTAAAGCACAGAAGCCTTGGGCCAAGAAGATCAAAgag GTTGAAGCTGCAAAGAAGAGTTTTCACATGGCCTGCAAAGAGGAGAAGCTAGCCCTGACCCGGGAGGCCAACACCAAAACCGAGCAGAACACTACCCCAGACCAGCACAAGAAGCTGCAGGACAAGGTGGACAAATGCAAACAGGATGTGCAGAAG ACCCAGGAGCGGTACGAGAAGGTGCTGGAGGAGCTGAGCCGATGCAACCCTCAGTACATGGAGAGCATGGAGCAGGTCTTCGAGCAGTGTCAACAGTTTGAAGAGAAGAGGCTCGTCTTCCTGAAGGAGGCGCTcttggacataaagcgccacctgAACCTGGCAGAGAGCAGCAG TTACGCCACTGTGTACCGGGAGCTGGAACACACCATCCGTGCCGCAGACATCCAGGAGGACCTGAAGTGGTTCCGTGGCACGCACGGGCCTGGCATGCACATGAACTGGCCGCAGTTGGAG GAATGGAACCCAGAACTGACGCACACAATCACCAGAAAGGAGAAGCCGAAGAAGGCGGGTGAGGGTGTGGTTCTGACCAACATCACTGGATCTGGGGAGCAAGCAGCACAGGCTGGAGACCGAGGAAG CGTGAGCAGCTATGAGCGTGGCCAGCCATACGCTGCCGAATGGTCGGATGACGAAGGCGGAAATCCATTTAATGCCAATGAGTCCAATGGTGGCGCGAACCCATTCGAGGAGGAGGCTGCAAAGGGAATCCGGGTACGGGCCCTTTACGATTATGACGGGCAGGAGCAGGACGAACTGAGCTTTAAAGCAG GTGACGAACTGACCAAGTTAGGCGAGGAGGATGAACAGGGATGGTGCAAAGGCCGTCTGGCCAATGGGCAGTTTGGCCTATACCCAGCCAATTATGTGGAGTCTATGTAG